Within the Thermosynechococcus sichuanensis E542 genome, the region TCCTTTGGGCGTTAAGCAGGGAGGGGGTCTTATGGAAACCCTAGGGCATATCGCGTACGCTGCTTTTGAAAAGTACTACCGCAAAATTAGCAAACATGAACCGGGAGTGATTCGCGATCGCGACGTTGAGGCGATTCACCAAATGCGGGTGGGCTTGCGCCGTCTGCGCACGGCTCTGGAGGTGTTTTGTAATACGGTGCGTTTGCCGAAGGGGGTTTCGATTCAGCGGGTACGGGCGATCGCGGGCAGCCTTAGTCCCGTGCGCGATTTGGATGTGATGATGCTAGCGCTCAAAGAACAGTATTACCCTCACCTACCTCGCCCTGAGCAACAACAACTAGCAAAACTCATCAAAAAACTCGAAAAACAACGCACAGAACTGCTGCAAAAAGCCCTCCAATTGCTGCGGAGCGATCGCTATCGCAAATTGCAACAGGGGCTAGAAGAATGGCTAGCGGCTCCTCAATATCGTGAGATTGCTAACTTACCGACGGAACTGATTGCGCCAGATATTTTATTGCCCTTGGTGTGTCAACTTCTGCTACATCCGGGCTGGCAAGTGGCCATTGAATGGCAGGGCGATCGCCCCCTCTTCCTTGCGGTCAGCAACCCACCCCAGTGGCTGCAAAATGCCGGTGAAGATCTCCACGATTTGCGCAAGCAAACAAAGCGGGTACGCTACCAAATGGAACTCTTCAGCAGTGTCTATGGTGATGCCTTCAGTGAGCAGGTGGATGCCTTTGCCCAGTTGCAGGAACTCCTAGGTACTCTTCACGACGGCGTTGTCCTCCATGAGTTTTTCCGTACCCAACTCGGACTCAATCTTCGCCAAGCCTCTCCTTGCCTTGCAGAAATGATTGCGCTTGAGCAAACACGCCAGTGGCAAATTTGGCGCAGCCTTCAGCAGGAATACCTCAGCCCGGAAAAACGCCATCAAGTACGCTCTCTGCTCCTGATGCCACCGATGACAATGAATGCTAACGGGAACCTTAGTCATCAGATCGTCTCCTCTGCTAACTGATAGAGAGCGGGTCGTAATGGTAACAATTGCTTTTCAATTGTCCTAGGGCGATCGCCCTTGCCGATCCGTATGCGACGATAAAAATAAAACCCCTGCCAGTCGAGGAGAACAAGAAACGAATGAGCGTCATGGAGCAACAAGCCTTAAGTGTCGGTCTGCGGGTGCGCGTCAAGACCTCCACCATTGTCTATCACCATCCCGATCACCGTAACGAACCCTTTGACATTCAGGGCATGGAGGGGGAGATTTTCGCCATTCTCAGCGACTGGCAAGGCCGTCCCATTAGCCCCAACTACCCAATTCAGGTGCGCTTTGGTCCCAAGTTCATTGCCCATTTGCACCCCGACGAGCTGGAAGTGATTTAGGTACGCCCGATATGCCTCCCCGTTGGCCGCGTAAGCCCGATCGCCGTGATCCGCGCTATCGTCGCTTGGACGATCGCATGAATTTTGCTGTCCATGTTGCCCTCTTTGCTGCTTTTAATTCCGGTGGCTGGTTTTGGCATCAGGTACAACCCACAGCGGTGCCCTTTATACCGACAGTAACCCTCCTGTGGTTGACATTGTTGGCAGGTCATGCTCTTTATGTCTTCGCGATCGCTCGTTATGCTGACTAAAAGCAATCCGCGCTCCTCTCCATGGCTGCAACGATTGACACGAATAAAACGCTCTTCAGGCACAGCCTCCCCCAAAGTTTAGGAACAACATAGGGACTAGGAAAAGACACTTTCCTACCCTTGACTCGGTGCGCGGCAAGCCCCGCCGTTCAGGGCGGGGAAGGATAGCGCGGACGGCGCAGCCGTGCTATAATCAAATTGCCATTTATGGCCTACGGCAGGACATGCCGGAAGTTACGCCTGAGGAGACACGAGCAGCGGTTGCGCGCTCGGCCCAGGAACCCACCGAAGCGAATCAGGGGCGGCTCAATGCCGTGCCTGAGCGCCGTAGGAACCCCTGTCCTTTAGGGCAGGGAGGATGTCAATGTCGCCTAGGCAATAACCGTCTTGAACGCAGTGGCGCTGAGGTCAGGGCACCCTTTCGCTACTCTCCTATGAGCGATCGCACCATCACCTATAGTCCCGCTTTTACCCTTGTGCCCACGTACGAGTGCTTTAATCGCTGTACCTACTGCAACTTCCGTCAGGATATTGGCACGAGGGGTTGGCTGAGTTTAGAGGCGGCGGCTCAACAGTTGGCAGAGCTTAATCCGCAACAGGTACGCGAAATTCTCATTCTCAGTGGTGAAGTTGCCCCCAACAGTCCCCAGCGTTCCCAATGGTTAGAGCGTCTCTACAATCTAGCCGCCCTAGCGTTGAATCAGGGATTTTTGCCCCACACTAATGCGGGACCCCTGAGTCGAGCAGAAATGGCCTACCTTAAGCAAGTAAATGTCTCGATGGGACTAATGCTCGAGCAATTAACACCGAAGTTGTTGCAAAGCGTCCATCGCCATGCCCCCAGCAAAGATCCCCAACTTCGTTTACACCAACTGGAGCAAGCTGGGGAACTGGGCATTCCCTTCACCACAGGACTGCTCTTGGGGATTGGTGAAGCACCGCAGGATTGGGCAGAAACTCTCACGGCCATTGCTGAGTGTCATCGGCGGTGGGGACATATTCAGGAGGTGATTTTACAGCCCCACAGTCCCGGCCAGCAACAGGAGGCAGCGTTGCCTCCCTTTGATCTGAGGCAATTACCGAACGTGGTACGGTTAGCGCGATCGCTCTTGCCCGCGGAGATTACCATTCAAATTCCGGCAAATCTCGTCACAGATGCAGAGGTCTTGCAGGCGTGCCTAGAAGCGGGTGCTCGCGACTTGGGGGGCATCGTCCCCTTGGATCATGTTAATCCAGACTATCCCCATAGGGATGTAGCAGCGTTAAGGGAACAATTACAGGCTTGGGGGTGGGAGTTAGTGCCACGCCTGCCGGTCTATCCCCAGTTTGTGGATTGGCTGCCGCCACCCTTAAGGGGATGCCTGTTTAAGTTGGAGTCCCAGTTGATAGATGTCGCGCCGTGAAAGCCCTGTAAGTTCAGCCAGTTGACGGCTGGCTTGGGTGAGGGAGAGGCCTTGGCTGAGGAGCACGGCTAATTCCTCAGCTAGATGATCGGGATTCACAGCTACCGAGTGTTCAGGAGCGCCGCCTAAAACTAGGGTGTATTCGCCGCGGGGGGGATGCTCCTGTAAATAAGTGCAGGCAGTGCCAAGGGTTCCCCGCCAAAATTCTTCATGGCGCTTTGTCAGTTCGCGGGCAAGGACGAGGGGGCGATCGCTCCCCAAGATTTCACATAACTCTGTTACCGTTTGTAGCAAGCGGTGGGGGGCTTCATAGAGCAGAATGGTGCGAGTTTCCTGTTGCAGTGCTGCTAATCGCTGCTGGCGATCGCGCCCCTTGGTCGGTAAAAACCCCTCGAAACAAAAACGATTCATGGGTAAGCCAGAGGCCATGAGGGCGGTTAGGGCAGCATTCGCACCGGGAATCGGGGTCACCGGAATGGCAGCGGCAATACAGGCGGTAATTAATTCATAGCCGGGATCGGACACCCCCGGTAAGCCCGCATCACTAACCAAGGCAATCTGTTGACCCGCCTCTAGACGCTGCAGGAGTTGGGGCACGCGCTGTTGGGTATTGTGCTCATGGAGGCTAATTTGTGGTGTGACAATGCTGAAGTGCTGTAAGAGGCGACCAGTGTGGCGCGTATCCTCGGCAGCAATCAGATCGACCTCCTTGAGAATGCGCAGAGCACGAGCGCTCATGTCCTCCAGGTTACCAATGGGGGTACCTACCACCCACAATTGTCCGATGCCCATCAGGAAATTTTTTCGCCACTGAGAATGAAGATGGGTTCCACCGCTGCAAAAATTTGGTGGCCACCCCGCGTTTCCAGACGGTTGATGACCGATTGCACCACTTCTAAGCTGCGGGCTTGTACTGTCGCGAAACCCTCAGAGAGGGCATAGAGATTTTCTAAACTGCTGGCGATCGCCACCAAGCGGCCACCGGGGGCAAGATACTCCCATGCTTGGAGCAAAACTTCCTTAATTGGGCGACCCCCTTCAAGACAAATGCGCTGCGGTGTGGGGTGTAACTGAGGGAAGCAGTCTGGGGCAGAACCAGCAACAATCTGTACATTCTTAACGCCAAAGCGATCGCAATTGCGCTGGATCAGATCAACCACTTCCTCGTCCCGTTCAATCGCAATCACCTGTCCCCGCTTTGCTAAGCGTGCTGCCTCAACAGCAATCGTACCCGTCCCTGCTCCCACATCCCAAAGGCAGGAGTCTGGCTCAAGCCGCAGATAGGAGAGCATCAATAACCGCGTTTCCCGTTGGGTGAGGGGAATACCTGGTAGTCGCTCAAAAAGGTCATCGGGGATACCCGGAGTCACAAATGGCCAGGGATCCGCCGCCATAGAAACTGCCTAAACTACTTAAGCGTTACTGCTTTGAGCGAGGAGCCGTTCCTTGAGCTGTGCTAAAGCATCTGCCCAGCGGGGATCTGGTTCAGCAGCTTCCGCATCCATGGAGCTGTGTTCAATCGGCGCCGAATTGGCTTGGGTACGTCGTCCATTATTTTTATTGTTTTTACGATTGTTGCTGCGGTTGCTGGCAGTGGTTTTTTCCGCTGCTGCTTCTTCTTTTTCTTTAGCTTCAGACTTGGGCTTGTCGTTGGCCTTTTCAATCTTGAGGGGATTGTCCTTAAAGGTGTAGCCGTTGAGTTTCTCAATCACCTGATCCGCCACTTCTTCAGATTCAACGGTGACAAAGCCAAACCCGCGGCACTTACCCGTCTTGCGATCGGTAATCAGTTTGGTGGTACCCACTTCCCCCACTTCTTGATGAAATAGGGCTTCTAGCTCTTCGCGGCTCAGTTCACGCGGCAGATTGCCCACATATAAACGCACAGACATAAAAAAACCTCCCTTATGCAGCTTAAAAACAACACGATTCAAAAATGGACAGTCGGGCGTGAGAAACCGCTCGCAACTGAGGCGTACGTCCAATAATGGAACGTAAAGCCCCCGCCTCTATTAGTGGTGTAGAATGACCAGCTTGGTTCACAGCGATTGTTGCTAATTGAGAACCTTGATAGATGGAGTAGAGCAAAGGCAGTAGCCGCCCTTAGCTCTTGAGTTATCCCTATTTAGGCTACCACGCTTTCTCCACCTAGGGCTAGGATTTTGCGGCAAAATTTTGCTGTGGCAGCGCAAACGCGATGTGGCACAATAATCAATGCTGTTTTTGCGATGGGATGCCTGTGACTGCGACTGCTGTACCTCGT harbors:
- a CDS encoding RNA recognition motif domain-containing protein, with protein sequence MSVRLYVGNLPRELSREELEALFHQEVGEVGTTKLITDRKTGKCRGFGFVTVESEEVADQVIEKLNGYTFKDNPLKIEKANDKPKSEAKEKEEAAAEKTTASNRSNNRKNNKNNGRRTQANSAPIEHSSMDAEAAEPDPRWADALAQLKERLLAQSSNA
- a CDS encoding CHAD domain-containing protein, whose protein sequence is METLGHIAYAAFEKYYRKISKHEPGVIRDRDVEAIHQMRVGLRRLRTALEVFCNTVRLPKGVSIQRVRAIAGSLSPVRDLDVMMLALKEQYYPHLPRPEQQQLAKLIKKLEKQRTELLQKALQLLRSDRYRKLQQGLEEWLAAPQYREIANLPTELIAPDILLPLVCQLLLHPGWQVAIEWQGDRPLFLAVSNPPQWLQNAGEDLHDLRKQTKRVRYQMELFSSVYGDAFSEQVDAFAQLQELLGTLHDGVVLHEFFRTQLGLNLRQASPCLAEMIALEQTRQWQIWRSLQQEYLSPEKRHQVRSLLLMPPMTMNANGNLSHQIVSSAN
- the rsmI gene encoding 16S rRNA (cytidine(1402)-2'-O)-methyltransferase — its product is MGIGQLWVVGTPIGNLEDMSARALRILKEVDLIAAEDTRHTGRLLQHFSIVTPQISLHEHNTQQRVPQLLQRLEAGQQIALVSDAGLPGVSDPGYELITACIAAAIPVTPIPGANAALTALMASGLPMNRFCFEGFLPTKGRDRQQRLAALQQETRTILLYEAPHRLLQTVTELCEILGSDRPLVLARELTKRHEEFWRGTLGTACTYLQEHPPRGEYTLVLGGAPEHSVAVNPDHLAEELAVLLSQGLSLTQASRQLAELTGLSRRDIYQLGLQLKQASP
- a CDS encoding ferredoxin-thioredoxin reductase variable chain translates to MSVMEQQALSVGLRVRVKTSTIVYHHPDHRNEPFDIQGMEGEIFAILSDWQGRPISPNYPIQVRFGPKFIAHLHPDELEVI
- the cbiT gene encoding precorrin-6Y C5,15-methyltransferase subunit CbiT; the protein is MAADPWPFVTPGIPDDLFERLPGIPLTQRETRLLMLSYLRLEPDSCLWDVGAGTGTIAVEAARLAKRGQVIAIERDEEVVDLIQRNCDRFGVKNVQIVAGSAPDCFPQLHPTPQRICLEGGRPIKEVLLQAWEYLAPGGRLVAIASSLENLYALSEGFATVQARSLEVVQSVINRLETRGGHQIFAAVEPIFILSGEKIS
- the cofG gene encoding 7,8-didemethyl-8-hydroxy-5-deazariboflavin synthase subunit CofG; the encoded protein is MSDRTITYSPAFTLVPTYECFNRCTYCNFRQDIGTRGWLSLEAAAQQLAELNPQQVREILILSGEVAPNSPQRSQWLERLYNLAALALNQGFLPHTNAGPLSRAEMAYLKQVNVSMGLMLEQLTPKLLQSVHRHAPSKDPQLRLHQLEQAGELGIPFTTGLLLGIGEAPQDWAETLTAIAECHRRWGHIQEVILQPHSPGQQQEAALPPFDLRQLPNVVRLARSLLPAEITIQIPANLVTDAEVLQACLEAGARDLGGIVPLDHVNPDYPHRDVAALREQLQAWGWELVPRLPVYPQFVDWLPPPLRGCLFKLESQLIDVAP